The following are encoded together in the Syngnathus typhle isolate RoL2023-S1 ecotype Sweden linkage group LG5, RoL_Styp_1.0, whole genome shotgun sequence genome:
- the LOC133154588 gene encoding bile salt-activated lipase-like isoform X1 — translation MSVTTALSLSLALMSISLSSVSSAKVGKGLEIPSPLALTVTTRARARAQLRVVQTESGSVQGTNKRTGLFTSVDVFKGIPFAASPGLWEKPKPHPGWDGVLKASKYAERCLQVSLLQTKTRGSLDCLYLNIFVPQASKLSSNLPVMVYLFGGAFLLGASNDLAILGDSLYDGKEMAERGKVIVVSANYRVGTLGFLSSGDARMPGNYGLWDQHAAISWVRRNIAAFGGNPDNITIFGQSAGAASVSFQMLSPYSKGLFRRAITQCGVALSPWALQREPMAITKKIARKVGCYRSDEDLMLACLKMTDPVGLTMAGKIDILQLLGNGVVMDLLEHAPVVDGDFLPDQPARLFHNAADVDYMAGVNSMDGHIFAGVDVPSINRRNANTTVEDVRGLLMGLTKEKGTAAVESAFGVYSAHWGSAPDPAAVKKTVADIETDFLFLVPTQTALQLHANQSGSGRTFSYLFNMKTRIPGFPRWVEAEHSEDLQYVFGKPFATPLIYFPRHRDLSRYMIAYWTNFAKTGDPSQGNTKVPVPWPAFGKTRRPFLTINHKMTKSSVGYDLRQSYVAYWTETYGALPSARPA, via the exons ATGAGTGTGACCACCGCGCTGTCGCTGTCGCTTGCGCTGATGAGCATCTCCCTCTCGTCGGTGTCGTCCGCAAAGGTTGGCAAAGGGTTGGAAATTCCGAGTCCGCTCGCGTTGACTGTCACGACGCGTGCGCGCGCCCGCGCGCAGCTGAGGGTGGTGCAGACGGAGAGCGGCAGCGTTCAGGGTACCAACAAACGCACGGGACTGTTCACGTCCGTGGACGTGTTCAAAGGGATCCCCTTCGCCGCTAGTCCCGGACTGTGGGAGAAACCGAAACCCCATCCAGGATGGGACG GGGTGCTGAAGGCCAGCAAGTACGCCGAGCGCTGCCTGCAGGTGTCGCTGTTGCAGACCAAGACTCGCGGCAGCCTGGATTGCCTCTACCTCAACATTTTTGTGCCTCAAGCGAGCAAAC TGTCGTCCAACCTGCCCGTCATGGTGTACCTGTTCGGAGGGGCCTTCCTGCTGGGGGCGTCCAACGACTTGGCCATCCTGGGAGACTCGCTGTACGACGGCAAGGAAATGGCCGAGCGCGGGAAGGTCATCGTGGTGTCGGCCAACTACCGCGTTGGAACCTTGGGCTTCCTCAGCAGCGGAGACGCGCGCATGCCAG GGAACTACGGTCTGTGGGACCAGCACGCCGCCATCTCCTGGGTGCGAAGGAACATTGCCGCATTTGGAGGAAACCCGGACAACATCACCATATTTGGACAGTCGGCAGGGGCCGCCAGCGTCAGCTTCCAG ATGTTGTCCCCGTACAGTAAAGGTTTGTTCCGGCGAGCCATCACTCAGTGCGGCGTGGCCTTGAGTCCTTGGGCTCTGCAGAGGGAACCCATGGCAATCACCAAGAAG ATCGCCCGTAAGGTCGGCTGTTACCGGAGCGACGAGGACTTGATGTTGGCGTGTCTTAAGATGACCGACCCGGTGGGTCTCACCATGGCGGGAAAAATTGACATCCTGCAACTGTTGGGCAACG GCGTGGTCATGGATCTCTTGGAACACGCCCCCGTGGTGGACGGTGACTTTCTCCCTGACCAgcccgctcgcctttttcacaaCGCCGCCGACGTGGACTACATGGCCGGCGTCAACTCCATGGACGGGCACATCTTTGCGGGCGTCGACGTGCCCTCCATCAACCGCAGGAATGCAAACACCACCGT GGAGGACGTGAGGGGGCTCCTGATGGGCCTGACCAAAGAAAAAGGGACGGCGGCCGTGGAATCGGCATTCGGCGTCTACTCCGCCCACTGGGGCTCGGCCCCGGATCCGGCGGCGGTGAAGAAGACGGTGGCTGACATCGAGACCGACTTCCTGTTCCTGGTGCCGACCCAGACGGCGCTTCAGCTCCACGCCAACCAAAGCGG CTCTGGCCGCACCTTCTCCTACCTGTTCAATATGAAGACGCGCATTCCGGGCTTCCCCCGTTGGGTGGAGGCGGAGCATAGCGAGGACCTACAGTATGTCTTTGGCAAGCCTTTTGCGACACCGCTCATCTACTTCCCGCGACATCGCGACCTGTCCCGATACATGATTGCATACTGGACCAACTTTGCCAAGACCGG CGATCCCAGTCAAGGAAACACTAAGGTTCCGGTCCCGTGGCCCGCCTTTGGCAAAACCCGTCGTCCCTTCCTGACCATCAACCACAAGATGACCAAGTCGTCCGTCGG CTACGACCTGAGGCAGAGCTACGTCGCCTATTGGACCGAGACGTACGGCGCCCTGCCGTCAGCGCGGCCAGCGTGA
- the LOC133154588 gene encoding bile salt-activated lipase-like isoform X2: protein MSVTTALSLSLALMSISLSSVSSAKLRVVQTESGSVQGTNKRTGLFTSVDVFKGIPFAASPGLWEKPKPHPGWDGVLKASKYAERCLQVSLLQTKTRGSLDCLYLNIFVPQASKLSSNLPVMVYLFGGAFLLGASNDLAILGDSLYDGKEMAERGKVIVVSANYRVGTLGFLSSGDARMPGNYGLWDQHAAISWVRRNIAAFGGNPDNITIFGQSAGAASVSFQMLSPYSKGLFRRAITQCGVALSPWALQREPMAITKKIARKVGCYRSDEDLMLACLKMTDPVGLTMAGKIDILQLLGNGVVMDLLEHAPVVDGDFLPDQPARLFHNAADVDYMAGVNSMDGHIFAGVDVPSINRRNANTTVEDVRGLLMGLTKEKGTAAVESAFGVYSAHWGSAPDPAAVKKTVADIETDFLFLVPTQTALQLHANQSGSGRTFSYLFNMKTRIPGFPRWVEAEHSEDLQYVFGKPFATPLIYFPRHRDLSRYMIAYWTNFAKTGDPSQGNTKVPVPWPAFGKTRRPFLTINHKMTKSSVGYDLRQSYVAYWTETYGALPSARPA from the exons ATGAGTGTGACCACCGCGCTGTCGCTGTCGCTTGCGCTGATGAGCATCTCCCTCTCGTCGGTGTCGTCCGCAAAG CTGAGGGTGGTGCAGACGGAGAGCGGCAGCGTTCAGGGTACCAACAAACGCACGGGACTGTTCACGTCCGTGGACGTGTTCAAAGGGATCCCCTTCGCCGCTAGTCCCGGACTGTGGGAGAAACCGAAACCCCATCCAGGATGGGACG GGGTGCTGAAGGCCAGCAAGTACGCCGAGCGCTGCCTGCAGGTGTCGCTGTTGCAGACCAAGACTCGCGGCAGCCTGGATTGCCTCTACCTCAACATTTTTGTGCCTCAAGCGAGCAAAC TGTCGTCCAACCTGCCCGTCATGGTGTACCTGTTCGGAGGGGCCTTCCTGCTGGGGGCGTCCAACGACTTGGCCATCCTGGGAGACTCGCTGTACGACGGCAAGGAAATGGCCGAGCGCGGGAAGGTCATCGTGGTGTCGGCCAACTACCGCGTTGGAACCTTGGGCTTCCTCAGCAGCGGAGACGCGCGCATGCCAG GGAACTACGGTCTGTGGGACCAGCACGCCGCCATCTCCTGGGTGCGAAGGAACATTGCCGCATTTGGAGGAAACCCGGACAACATCACCATATTTGGACAGTCGGCAGGGGCCGCCAGCGTCAGCTTCCAG ATGTTGTCCCCGTACAGTAAAGGTTTGTTCCGGCGAGCCATCACTCAGTGCGGCGTGGCCTTGAGTCCTTGGGCTCTGCAGAGGGAACCCATGGCAATCACCAAGAAG ATCGCCCGTAAGGTCGGCTGTTACCGGAGCGACGAGGACTTGATGTTGGCGTGTCTTAAGATGACCGACCCGGTGGGTCTCACCATGGCGGGAAAAATTGACATCCTGCAACTGTTGGGCAACG GCGTGGTCATGGATCTCTTGGAACACGCCCCCGTGGTGGACGGTGACTTTCTCCCTGACCAgcccgctcgcctttttcacaaCGCCGCCGACGTGGACTACATGGCCGGCGTCAACTCCATGGACGGGCACATCTTTGCGGGCGTCGACGTGCCCTCCATCAACCGCAGGAATGCAAACACCACCGT GGAGGACGTGAGGGGGCTCCTGATGGGCCTGACCAAAGAAAAAGGGACGGCGGCCGTGGAATCGGCATTCGGCGTCTACTCCGCCCACTGGGGCTCGGCCCCGGATCCGGCGGCGGTGAAGAAGACGGTGGCTGACATCGAGACCGACTTCCTGTTCCTGGTGCCGACCCAGACGGCGCTTCAGCTCCACGCCAACCAAAGCGG CTCTGGCCGCACCTTCTCCTACCTGTTCAATATGAAGACGCGCATTCCGGGCTTCCCCCGTTGGGTGGAGGCGGAGCATAGCGAGGACCTACAGTATGTCTTTGGCAAGCCTTTTGCGACACCGCTCATCTACTTCCCGCGACATCGCGACCTGTCCCGATACATGATTGCATACTGGACCAACTTTGCCAAGACCGG CGATCCCAGTCAAGGAAACACTAAGGTTCCGGTCCCGTGGCCCGCCTTTGGCAAAACCCGTCGTCCCTTCCTGACCATCAACCACAAGATGACCAAGTCGTCCGTCGG CTACGACCTGAGGCAGAGCTACGTCGCCTATTGGACCGAGACGTACGGCGCCCTGCCGTCAGCGCGGCCAGCGTGA
- the sdhaf1 gene encoding succinate dehydrogenase assembly factor 1, mitochondrial: MARHSKLQTQVLALYRQFLRAGRDKPGFLPRIRDEFRENAGIKKTDVMHIEYLFRRAQRQLEQLKDVNTKQLGTFAKSKERS, from the coding sequence ATGGCGCGGCACAGCAAGCTGCAAACGCAGGTCTTGGCCCTGTACCGACAGTTCCTGCGGGCTGGGCGAGACAAGCCGGGCTTCCTGCCCCGCATCCGAGACGAGTTCCGTGAGAACGCCGGCATCAAGAAGACCGACGTGATGCATATCGAGTATTTGTTCCGGCGAGCTCAGCGGCAGCTGGAGCAGCTTAAGGACGTCAACACCAAACAGCTGGGAACCTTCGCCAAAAGCAAAGAGCGCAGCTGA